Proteins co-encoded in one Amaranthus tricolor cultivar Red isolate AtriRed21 chromosome 7, ASM2621246v1, whole genome shotgun sequence genomic window:
- the LOC130818213 gene encoding ubiquitin carboxyl-terminal hydrolase 15 isoform X1, giving the protein MLEFRQADIPALFLVFVVLPVVLYILLGKWSEASRKKERVKFLVEEAFVEPFRSEAMAASSDIPTVVPRSTTAFWECARCSIPATTRCSRCKSVRYCSGRCQIVHWRQGHKEQCQPPDDNYSSFKPTSLAEVDSESSHKGAYDQYSDFSTPQPLGVNLSVDFPVGATASIDAKREKRASQKRATRKSSKEAPDIKDREVSISADAYLSSNPESSNKAGTRHKLRGRDPTNSEDGFSEIHIINGSMSCDKYNEQRRALQQSSGVKSQTRESLSSSTRAMDLASGYNMPIREVASCREDLSKRKNISQMASTCESLVSKSAADPECVKLSESAKCIRKAARGHPHMEKVRKGLGVSGSTKAIGSMNLSKIARKVTSDINNDSHMKVKMLFPFEEFTKFFEIEVFDLRPRGLLNCGNSCYANAVLQCLTCTKPLVIYLLNRTHSRTCRLNNWCLMCELEQHVHMLRDNAGPLSPSRILSHIRSINCQMGDGSQEDAHEFLRLLVASMQSICLEEVGGEKQVHPILQETTFVQQTFGGRLRSLVVCLRCNHESERYENIMDLTLEIFGWVESLEDALAQFTTPEDLDGENMYKCGRCAAYVRARKQLCIDEAPNILTIVLKRFQEGNYGKINKCITFPDMLDMVPFMTGTNDSPPLYMLYGVVVHVDTLNASFSGHYVSYIKDLQGNWFSIDDTVVQPVPMSQVMSEGAYILFYMRSFPRPPRALMKNAKKPQAPKSSWSSVSKTNNSRKIGLDIHRANRVNQAMETYVDPEFMDFSDATTSDWSLFTSSDEASFTSESTRDSFSTVDYKDNSNIDPYSSMFGAHERSSQRMVSCSMFSGSKPVTRYISEEKGYILDSDHTVYPLDTMQVDGNRGQDSFPFYESFLSGSEYQNFVNYERTACDSFIQTFADVHLQ; this is encoded by the exons ATGCTCGAGTTTAGGCAAGCTGATATTCCTGCCCTGTTTCTGGTCTTTGTTGTACTACCAGTGGTTTTGTACATCTTACTTGGGAAATGGAGTGAGGCTTCACGCAAAAAAGAGAGGGTAAAGTTTCTGGTTGAAGAGGCATTTGTGGAGCCTTTTAGATCAGAAGCAATGGCAGCTTCCAGTGATATTCCTACTGTTGTACCTCGTTCAACTACTGCTTTTTGGGAGTGTGCTAGGTGCAGCATTCCAGCTACAACACGCTGCTCTCGATGCAAGTCAGTTCGTTATTG TTCTGGGAGGTGCCAGATAGTTCACTGGAGGCAAGGTCACAAAGAGCAATGTCAGCCACCGGATGATAATTACTCATCCTTTAAGCCTACTTCACTAGCAGAAGTTGATAGTGAAAGTAGTCACAAAGGTGCATATGATCAGTACAGTGACTTTTCAACCCCACAGCCGCTTGGTGTTAATTTAAGTGTTGATTTCCCTGTTGGTGCAACAGCTTCTATTGATGCTAAACGAGAGAAAAGAGCCTCGCAAAAGCGAGCTACTCGCAAATCCTCTAAGGAAGCGCCAGATATCAAAGATAGAGAAGTTTCCATCTCTGCTGATGCATACTTGAGCAGTAATCCAGAATCCTCCAATAAGGCTGGAACCAGGCATAAG TTAAGAGGTAGGGACCCCACAAACTCAGAGGATGGTTTTTCTGAAATTCATATCATCAATGGCTCTATGAGTTGTGATAAGTATAATGAACAGAGAAGGGCATTGCAACAAAGTTCTGGAGTCAAAAGTCAGACAAGAGAATCATTATCGTCCTCTACAAGAGCCATGGATTTGGCTTCAGGGTATAATATGCCAATAAGAGAAGTAGCCAGCTGCAGGGAAGATCTTTCAAAGAGGAAAAACATCTCTCAGATGGCCTCAACCTGTGAGAGCTTGGTATCTAAAAGTGCAGCAGACCCTGAATGTGTCAAATTGTCTGAATCTGCTAAGTGTATACGTAAAGCAGCAAGAGGACATCCACACATGGAAAAAGTGAGAAAAGGACTTGGTGTATCAG GGTCTACAAAGGCCATTGGTTCTATGAATTTATCAAAGATAGCCAGAAAGGTGACCTCTGACATTAATAATGATAGCCATATGAAAGTGAAG ATGCTGTTCCCTTTTGAAGAATTCACGAAGTTCTTCGAAATTGAGGTCTTTGACTTGAGGCCTCGAGGCCTTTTGAACTGTGGAAACAG TTGCTATGCTAATGCTGTGCTGCAGTGTTTAACCTGCACAAAACCTCTGGTCATCTACCTGTTGAACCGAACACATTCAAGAACCT GCCGCCTCAATAATTGGTGTCTAATGTGTGAGTTAGAGCAACATGTGCACATGTTAAGAGACAATGCTGGGCCTTTGTCTCCAAGTAGAATTTTATCACACATACGGAGTATAAACTGCCAGATGGGTGATGGAAGTCAGGAAGATGCACACGAATTTTTAAG GCTTCTAGTTGCATCAATGCAGTCAATATGTCTAGAAGAAGTGGGTGGTGAAAAGCAGGTTCATCCCATTTTGCAGGAAACTACATTTGTTCAGCAAACATTTGGTGGGCGCCTGAGATCACTG GTTGTCTGTTTGAGATGTAACCATGAATCAGAACGATACGAGAACATTATGGATCTGACATTGGAGATCTTTGGATGGGTTGAATCACTGGAAGATGCACTTGCTCAGTTCACTACTCCTGAGGATTTGGATGGAGAGAACATGTACAAATGCGGAAG GTGCGCTGCTTATGTACGGGCCAGAAAGCAGCTGTGCATAGATGAGGCCCCTAACATTCTTACAATTGTCTTGAAGAGGTTTCAG GAAGGAAATTATGGGAAGATAAACAAATGCATCACGTTTCCAGATATGCTGGACATGGTCCCTTTTATGACCGGGACAAATGACAGCCCACCACTTTACATGCTTTATGGTGTTGTTGTGCATGTCGATACGCTAAACGCTTCATTCTCTGGACATTATGTATCTTACATAAAGGATTTGCAGGGAAATTGGTTCAGCATAGATGATACAGTG GTCCAACCAGTGCCAATGAGCCAGGTGATGTCGGAAGGAGCATATATCTTGTTCTATATGAG ATCCTTTCCTCGACCACCAAGAGCATTAATGAAGAATGCTAAAAAGCCGCAAGCACCTAAGTCGTCATGGTCTTCCGTGTCTAAAACAAATAATTCCCGAAAAATAGGACTAGATATTCACAGAGCCAACAGAGTCAATCAGGCCATGGAAACTTACGTTGATCCAGAATTCATGGATTTTTCCGATGCTACAACCAGTGACTGGTCTCTGTTCACAAGTTCAGACGAAGCATCTTTTACCAGTGAAAGCACACGAGATTCATTCAGTACGGTCGATTATAAAGATAATTCCAATATCGATCCATATTCCTCAATGTTTGGCGCTCATGAACGCTCCTCTCAGAGAATGGTTTCGTGTAGCATGTTTTCAGGCAGCAAGCCTGTAACAAGATACATTTCCGAGGAGAAGGGGTACATTTTAGATTCAGATCACACGGTTTATCCGCTCGATACAATGCAAGTAGACGGAAATAGGGGGCAGGACAGTTTTCCTTTTTACGAATCTTTCCTGTCGGGTAGCGAGTACCAAAATTTTGTAAATTACGAAAGAACCGCCTGTGATAGTTTTATTCAGACTTTTGCTGATGTTCATCTGCAGTAG
- the LOC130818215 gene encoding uncharacterized protein LOC130818215 — MASKLRQLQSKACQATQFISKHGEVYYKQTIEQNKEHIQEPATVETCNRLAKQLFYTRLASLPGRREAFWKEVEQVKLAWKNRKDVKVEEVGVAALFGLECFAWFCAGEIVGRGFTFTGYKV, encoded by the exons ATGGCATCAAAACTTCGTCAGTTGCAGTCCAAGGCTTGTCAGGCTACTCAGTTCATTTCCAAACATGGTGAAGTTTATTACAAGCAAACGATAGAGCAAAACAAGGAACACATTCAAGAGCCTGCCACTGTTGAGACTTGCAATCGTTTGGCAAAGCAATTGTTTTACACTCGCCTTGCAAG TTTGCCTGGTCGTCGTGAAGCATTCTGGAAAGAAGTCGAGCAAGTTAAGCTGGCATGGAAGAACAGGAAGGACGTGAAAGTTGAAGAAGTTGGAGTTGCAGCTTTGTTTGGGCTCGAATGCTTTGCATGGTTTTGTGCTGGTGAAATCGTAGGACGAGGATTTACCTTCACTGGCTATAAAGTTTAA
- the LOC130818213 gene encoding ubiquitin carboxyl-terminal hydrolase 15 isoform X2 — MLEFRQADIPALFLVFVVLPVVLYILLGKWSEASRKKERVKFLVEEAFVEPFRSEAMAASSDIPTVVPRSTTAFWECARCSIPATTRCSRCKSVRYCSGRCQIVHWRQGHKEQCQPPDDNYSSFKPTSLAEVDSESSHKASIDAKREKRASQKRATRKSSKEAPDIKDREVSISADAYLSSNPESSNKAGTRHKLRGRDPTNSEDGFSEIHIINGSMSCDKYNEQRRALQQSSGVKSQTRESLSSSTRAMDLASGYNMPIREVASCREDLSKRKNISQMASTCESLVSKSAADPECVKLSESAKCIRKAARGHPHMEKVRKGLGVSGSTKAIGSMNLSKIARKVTSDINNDSHMKVKMLFPFEEFTKFFEIEVFDLRPRGLLNCGNSCYANAVLQCLTCTKPLVIYLLNRTHSRTCRLNNWCLMCELEQHVHMLRDNAGPLSPSRILSHIRSINCQMGDGSQEDAHEFLRLLVASMQSICLEEVGGEKQVHPILQETTFVQQTFGGRLRSLVVCLRCNHESERYENIMDLTLEIFGWVESLEDALAQFTTPEDLDGENMYKCGRCAAYVRARKQLCIDEAPNILTIVLKRFQEGNYGKINKCITFPDMLDMVPFMTGTNDSPPLYMLYGVVVHVDTLNASFSGHYVSYIKDLQGNWFSIDDTVVQPVPMSQVMSEGAYILFYMRSFPRPPRALMKNAKKPQAPKSSWSSVSKTNNSRKIGLDIHRANRVNQAMETYVDPEFMDFSDATTSDWSLFTSSDEASFTSESTRDSFSTVDYKDNSNIDPYSSMFGAHERSSQRMVSCSMFSGSKPVTRYISEEKGYILDSDHTVYPLDTMQVDGNRGQDSFPFYESFLSGSEYQNFVNYERTACDSFIQTFADVHLQ, encoded by the exons ATGCTCGAGTTTAGGCAAGCTGATATTCCTGCCCTGTTTCTGGTCTTTGTTGTACTACCAGTGGTTTTGTACATCTTACTTGGGAAATGGAGTGAGGCTTCACGCAAAAAAGAGAGGGTAAAGTTTCTGGTTGAAGAGGCATTTGTGGAGCCTTTTAGATCAGAAGCAATGGCAGCTTCCAGTGATATTCCTACTGTTGTACCTCGTTCAACTACTGCTTTTTGGGAGTGTGCTAGGTGCAGCATTCCAGCTACAACACGCTGCTCTCGATGCAAGTCAGTTCGTTATTG TTCTGGGAGGTGCCAGATAGTTCACTGGAGGCAAGGTCACAAAGAGCAATGTCAGCCACCGGATGATAATTACTCATCCTTTAAGCCTACTTCACTAGCAGAAGTTGATAGTGAAAGTAGTCACAAAG CTTCTATTGATGCTAAACGAGAGAAAAGAGCCTCGCAAAAGCGAGCTACTCGCAAATCCTCTAAGGAAGCGCCAGATATCAAAGATAGAGAAGTTTCCATCTCTGCTGATGCATACTTGAGCAGTAATCCAGAATCCTCCAATAAGGCTGGAACCAGGCATAAG TTAAGAGGTAGGGACCCCACAAACTCAGAGGATGGTTTTTCTGAAATTCATATCATCAATGGCTCTATGAGTTGTGATAAGTATAATGAACAGAGAAGGGCATTGCAACAAAGTTCTGGAGTCAAAAGTCAGACAAGAGAATCATTATCGTCCTCTACAAGAGCCATGGATTTGGCTTCAGGGTATAATATGCCAATAAGAGAAGTAGCCAGCTGCAGGGAAGATCTTTCAAAGAGGAAAAACATCTCTCAGATGGCCTCAACCTGTGAGAGCTTGGTATCTAAAAGTGCAGCAGACCCTGAATGTGTCAAATTGTCTGAATCTGCTAAGTGTATACGTAAAGCAGCAAGAGGACATCCACACATGGAAAAAGTGAGAAAAGGACTTGGTGTATCAG GGTCTACAAAGGCCATTGGTTCTATGAATTTATCAAAGATAGCCAGAAAGGTGACCTCTGACATTAATAATGATAGCCATATGAAAGTGAAG ATGCTGTTCCCTTTTGAAGAATTCACGAAGTTCTTCGAAATTGAGGTCTTTGACTTGAGGCCTCGAGGCCTTTTGAACTGTGGAAACAG TTGCTATGCTAATGCTGTGCTGCAGTGTTTAACCTGCACAAAACCTCTGGTCATCTACCTGTTGAACCGAACACATTCAAGAACCT GCCGCCTCAATAATTGGTGTCTAATGTGTGAGTTAGAGCAACATGTGCACATGTTAAGAGACAATGCTGGGCCTTTGTCTCCAAGTAGAATTTTATCACACATACGGAGTATAAACTGCCAGATGGGTGATGGAAGTCAGGAAGATGCACACGAATTTTTAAG GCTTCTAGTTGCATCAATGCAGTCAATATGTCTAGAAGAAGTGGGTGGTGAAAAGCAGGTTCATCCCATTTTGCAGGAAACTACATTTGTTCAGCAAACATTTGGTGGGCGCCTGAGATCACTG GTTGTCTGTTTGAGATGTAACCATGAATCAGAACGATACGAGAACATTATGGATCTGACATTGGAGATCTTTGGATGGGTTGAATCACTGGAAGATGCACTTGCTCAGTTCACTACTCCTGAGGATTTGGATGGAGAGAACATGTACAAATGCGGAAG GTGCGCTGCTTATGTACGGGCCAGAAAGCAGCTGTGCATAGATGAGGCCCCTAACATTCTTACAATTGTCTTGAAGAGGTTTCAG GAAGGAAATTATGGGAAGATAAACAAATGCATCACGTTTCCAGATATGCTGGACATGGTCCCTTTTATGACCGGGACAAATGACAGCCCACCACTTTACATGCTTTATGGTGTTGTTGTGCATGTCGATACGCTAAACGCTTCATTCTCTGGACATTATGTATCTTACATAAAGGATTTGCAGGGAAATTGGTTCAGCATAGATGATACAGTG GTCCAACCAGTGCCAATGAGCCAGGTGATGTCGGAAGGAGCATATATCTTGTTCTATATGAG ATCCTTTCCTCGACCACCAAGAGCATTAATGAAGAATGCTAAAAAGCCGCAAGCACCTAAGTCGTCATGGTCTTCCGTGTCTAAAACAAATAATTCCCGAAAAATAGGACTAGATATTCACAGAGCCAACAGAGTCAATCAGGCCATGGAAACTTACGTTGATCCAGAATTCATGGATTTTTCCGATGCTACAACCAGTGACTGGTCTCTGTTCACAAGTTCAGACGAAGCATCTTTTACCAGTGAAAGCACACGAGATTCATTCAGTACGGTCGATTATAAAGATAATTCCAATATCGATCCATATTCCTCAATGTTTGGCGCTCATGAACGCTCCTCTCAGAGAATGGTTTCGTGTAGCATGTTTTCAGGCAGCAAGCCTGTAACAAGATACATTTCCGAGGAGAAGGGGTACATTTTAGATTCAGATCACACGGTTTATCCGCTCGATACAATGCAAGTAGACGGAAATAGGGGGCAGGACAGTTTTCCTTTTTACGAATCTTTCCTGTCGGGTAGCGAGTACCAAAATTTTGTAAATTACGAAAGAACCGCCTGTGATAGTTTTATTCAGACTTTTGCTGATGTTCATCTGCAGTAG